TCACAGCGACGCGCGACGTGACGTTTCATGGATTGGCCGCGCTCGCGGAGTACCGCGACAGCGAAACGGGCGCCCACATCGTCCGCACGCAGCACTACATCCTGGCGCTCGCGCAAATGATGGCGACGCAGCGTCGATTTTCGGCATATCTGACGGAGGCGGTTATCGAGCTGCTTTTTAAGTCCGCCCCGTTGCACGATATCGGCAAGGTCGGGGTGCCCGACCAAATCCTCCTGAAGCCCGGTCCGCTGACGCCGGAGGAATACGAGATCATGAAAAAGCATACGATCATCGGCCGCGACGCATTGGCCAACGCGGAAAGGCGCCTGCAGAGCCACAATTCCACTGCGTTTTTGGTTCTTGCCAAGGACATCGCCGCGTCTCATCACGAGCGGTGGGACGGTTCCGGCTACCCGTTTGGATTGAAGGGGGACGACATCCCGATCGCGGGGCGCCTGATGAAAATCTGCGACGTATACGATGCCCTGGTGACCCGCCGCGTTTACAAACCGGCATACACACACGACGCGGCCATGCGGATCATCACGTTTGGAGAAGAACGGGTGCGGCCCGCGCATTTCGATCCGGACGTTCTGCAAATGTTCACGGCTCAGCACGCGACTTTTCGCGATATCGCGGCGCGCTTTTCCGGCGGGGACACCCGAGGGTGACCCCCCGGTCGGCGCCGGCGCGCCGATCCTCGCCCCGACATTTCTGCGCGCAACGCTC
The sequence above is drawn from the bacterium genome and encodes:
- a CDS encoding HD domain-containing protein, producing the protein MDILLNREPGLLWKPRAWLMLWFPIAAVTVMHVAADAGAAWQHDIIRRLYYVPIVLGAFAGGLQGALAASGVASLLYVPHAFFLLFGTQDPARGTEKLMEIVLYNVIAVITGALADRERRERNRLRLTAERLSETLEEVQERSLDLTATRDVTFHGLAALAEYRDSETGAHIVRTQHYILALAQMMATQRRFSAYLTEAVIELLFKSAPLHDIGKVGVPDQILLKPGPLTPEEYEIMKKHTIIGRDALANAERRLQSHNSTAFLVLAKDIAASHHERWDGSGYPFGLKGDDIPIAGRLMKICDVYDALVTRRVYKPAYTHDAAMRIITFGEERVRPAHFDPDVLQMFTAQHATFRDIAARFSGGDTRG